A window of Chitinophaga sp. MM2321 contains these coding sequences:
- a CDS encoding FAD-binding oxidoreductase: MEFVLKVLSITEVTHDVRCIRIEKPAGYSFIPGQATEVAINKPGWEAEKRSFTFTSLNDDPYLEFTIKCYTDHPGVTGEIRHLKIGDELIIDEAWGAIEYTGEGFFIAGGAGITPFIAILRQLYKDNKLGNNKLFFSNKTPADIIYEKELSAMLGDNAVYVLTSENGGTYLHDFIDETFLGIHIDDYTRHFYICGPDKMITSISEVLTSRGAKPDAVIFEK, encoded by the coding sequence ATGGAATTTGTTTTAAAAGTTTTGTCAATAACAGAAGTTACACACGATGTAAGATGCATCAGGATTGAAAAACCGGCCGGCTACAGTTTTATACCCGGACAAGCTACAGAAGTAGCGATTAATAAACCTGGCTGGGAAGCGGAAAAGCGTTCTTTTACATTTACCTCTCTCAATGATGATCCTTACCTGGAATTTACCATTAAATGCTATACTGATCATCCGGGTGTGACCGGAGAAATCAGGCACTTGAAAATTGGTGATGAATTAATTATCGATGAAGCATGGGGAGCGATTGAATATACCGGTGAAGGATTTTTTATTGCAGGGGGCGCCGGTATTACGCCTTTTATCGCTATACTCAGACAACTTTATAAAGACAATAAATTAGGTAATAATAAATTGTTCTTCTCCAATAAAACACCCGCTGATATTATTTATGAAAAGGAATTATCTGCGATGCTGGGAGATAATGCCGTCTATGTACTGACATCAGAAAACGGAGGGACCTATCTACACGATTTCATAGACGAAACTTTTCTGGGAATACATATTGATGATTATACCCGGCACTTTTATATCTGCGGACCGGATAAAATGATCACCAGTATCAGCGAGGTGTTAACAAGCCGGGGCGCAAAACCCGATGCCGTGATTTTTGAGAAATAA
- a CDS encoding DUF4142 domain-containing protein, whose translation MNKTFALWAPSTIICSLLLSAQVFAQGNPKLTDPEVASVAVVANQIDISYAEIAAKKSKNAEVLKFAETMARDHKAIIAKAVALVTKLGVTPKDNSVSRQLLSDAAKTKKTLNGKSGEAFNKAYIDNEVAYHKAVIGAVEGLLIPEAENAELKKLLQDVVPALKAHLEHAEMVQKNFK comes from the coding sequence ATGAACAAGACATTTGCCCTATGGGCGCCTAGCACTATTATTTGTTCCCTGTTGCTTTCAGCGCAGGTTTTTGCACAGGGAAATCCGAAGTTAACCGATCCTGAAGTGGCTTCTGTGGCTGTGGTAGCAAACCAGATTGATATCAGCTATGCTGAAATTGCCGCGAAGAAATCAAAGAATGCAGAAGTGTTGAAGTTTGCTGAAACAATGGCCAGGGATCATAAAGCTATTATTGCTAAAGCTGTTGCACTTGTTACGAAACTGGGCGTTACACCTAAAGATAATAGCGTAAGCAGGCAGTTGCTTTCTGATGCAGCGAAGACAAAGAAAACGCTGAATGGAAAATCCGGTGAAGCATTCAACAAAGCCTATATAGACAACGAAGTGGCTTATCATAAAGCGGTCATCGGTGCTGTAGAAGGCCTGTTAATACCGGAAGCGGAGAATGCAGAACTGAAAAAATTATTACAGGATGTGGTACCTGCACTGAAAGCGCATCTGGAGCATGCTGAAATGGTGCAAAAAAACTTCAAGTAA
- a CDS encoding plastocyanin/azurin family copper-binding protein produces MKSFCLVFKTGLFAGCALFFLYSCGSGDHNKTSTATEATTPKTDTVEIAGMKFTPAELTVHKGDKVVFINHDMVTHDITEEVNKAWTSAPLPVNESWSLIVTQSADYFCSIHPVMKGKIIVQ; encoded by the coding sequence ATGAAATCGTTTTGCCTGGTATTTAAGACCGGCCTTTTTGCAGGCTGCGCCCTGTTCTTCCTGTATAGCTGCGGATCCGGCGACCATAATAAAACAAGTACAGCGACGGAAGCAACTACACCAAAAACAGATACTGTTGAAATAGCAGGAATGAAATTTACCCCGGCTGAGCTAACAGTTCATAAAGGAGATAAGGTGGTATTTATAAATCATGATATGGTAACGCATGATATTACAGAAGAAGTAAATAAAGCCTGGACATCAGCGCCATTACCTGTTAACGAATCATGGTCGTTGATTGTAACACAAAGTGCTGACTACTTCTGTTCTATTCATCCGGTAATGAAGGGGAAGATTATAGTACAATAG
- a CDS encoding GNAT family N-acetyltransferase yields the protein MKIINGTAADIDIIFSLYDAGTSYQKQIAQKHWLGFDRALIENEISENRLWKIMVDNQVTGVFSIAFTDPCIWKEKDKDPAIYIHRIATHPDFRGNSYVKHIINWVKEYAASHDKYFIRMDTGSGNEKLNNYYVSCGFTYLGIIETDDSDELPAHYRGGTSSLFEIQL from the coding sequence ATGAAGATTATAAACGGCACAGCAGCAGACATCGACATTATATTCAGTCTGTATGATGCAGGAACCAGTTATCAGAAGCAGATAGCCCAAAAGCATTGGCTGGGTTTCGACCGGGCATTGATAGAAAATGAAATCAGTGAAAACCGGTTATGGAAAATTATGGTAGATAACCAGGTAACAGGTGTTTTCTCTATCGCCTTTACGGATCCGTGTATCTGGAAAGAAAAGGATAAAGATCCCGCGATATATATTCATCGCATTGCTACGCATCCCGATTTCCGCGGAAACAGTTATGTGAAACATATTATAAACTGGGTAAAAGAATATGCTGCCAGTCACGACAAATATTTTATCAGAATGGATACCGGTAGTGGCAACGAAAAATTGAATAATTACTATGTCAGTTGCGGCTTTACTTACCTGGGAATTATCGAAACGGATGATTCGGATGAATTGCCGGCACATTACCGGGGAGGTACTTCCAGCTTGTTTGAAATACAGCTATAG
- a CDS encoding helix-turn-helix domain-containing protein — translation MMKEIHKKRDGFVGQKAIVLPALINKNETDPILQNLMITDIGYYPNAHDHYRSRAKGIDEHIFIYCVNGNGRCKMGGKEYQIKNDEYLIIPANKQHVYAADKNNPWTIYWLHFKGSFSGAIAQELFDRLEKKSNNIHYSEKRIKVFDELFDNLERGTAKQNLAFISLSLSYFLSSFLYQECFNLNETTQVKDNPIELSISHMKQKIEILLSLNALAEIANLSPSHYSYLFKQHTGYSPIEYFNRLKIQKACQWLQFTELHINEVSYKLGINDVFYFSRLFKKIMGTSPKHYRLKWKPQGA, via the coding sequence ATGATGAAGGAAATACATAAAAAAAGAGATGGGTTCGTAGGGCAAAAAGCCATCGTACTACCTGCACTCATAAATAAAAATGAAACTGATCCCATCCTTCAAAATTTGATGATCACAGATATTGGCTATTACCCGAATGCACATGACCATTACAGAAGCAGGGCCAAAGGAATTGATGAGCATATTTTCATTTATTGTGTTAATGGCAATGGCAGGTGTAAAATGGGAGGTAAGGAATATCAAATCAAGAATGACGAATATTTAATTATACCTGCTAACAAACAACATGTATATGCCGCTGACAAAAACAACCCATGGACTATATACTGGCTACATTTTAAAGGCAGTTTTTCCGGGGCAATTGCTCAGGAACTATTTGACAGATTAGAAAAGAAAAGTAACAATATTCATTATAGCGAAAAGAGGATTAAAGTTTTTGATGAGCTATTCGACAATCTGGAAAGAGGTACAGCAAAACAAAATCTCGCTTTCATAAGCCTGAGCCTTAGCTATTTTCTATCTTCATTCTTATACCAGGAATGTTTCAATCTTAACGAAACTACGCAAGTTAAAGACAACCCTATCGAGCTATCCATTTCGCATATGAAACAAAAGATAGAGATACTTTTAAGTTTAAATGCTTTAGCCGAAATCGCCAACCTTTCCCCATCACACTACTCCTATCTTTTCAAACAACACACCGGTTATTCCCCCATAGAGTATTTTAATCGCCTCAAGATCCAGAAGGCCTGTCAATGGCTTCAATTTACAGAACTACATATCAATGAGGTCAGCTATAAGCTGGGTATAAATGATGTCTTTTATTTTTCCAGGCTGTTTAAGAAAATAATGGGCACTTCTCCTAAACATTACCGGCTGAAATGGAAGCCACAAGGGGCATAA
- a CDS encoding sugar porter family MFS transporter, whose translation MAASTFNENVSDNTPSGKINNFYLFRLSLIAAMGGYLFGFDFAVISGALPFLRDQFGLNEYWEGFTTGCLALGCISGCFIAARTSEKYGRRPALLLSAFIFAWSSAGMALAPGLSSFIFFRFCAGLGVGMASMLAPMFIAEVSPPQVRGRMVSIYQLTIVLGILFTSLVNYSLRNHGVDAWRWMFGSGVLPSVIFFIGVCFLPESPQWLFKNNKDDKARKILSAIGDQNYVDACTVSIKQSLTGVVKMNYAAALKKPFVTAVLLGIGLAVFQQFCGINVVFNYTSNIFASIGASQDDQLLQTVFIGGVNLVFTLLAILLVDKLGRKPLMLLGAGGLCVLYIIIAIVLGARSATAAAIFLLAAIGLYATTLAPITWVLISEIFPNKVRDAASSIAIMSLWAAYFVLTFTFPILTKLVGGVQNTFYVYAAICLAGFILIYFKVHETKGKSLEEIEADLMNEIVKK comes from the coding sequence ATGGCAGCTTCCACTTTCAACGAAAATGTTTCTGACAATACGCCTTCTGGTAAAATAAATAATTTTTATCTGTTCAGGCTTTCGCTGATAGCTGCTATGGGTGGTTATTTATTTGGGTTTGATTTTGCCGTCATTTCCGGCGCCTTACCTTTTTTAAGAGATCAGTTTGGATTAAATGAATATTGGGAAGGGTTTACCACTGGCTGCCTGGCATTAGGGTGTATCTCCGGTTGTTTTATTGCTGCCAGAACCTCGGAGAAATACGGGCGAAGACCTGCTTTGCTGCTGTCTGCCTTTATTTTTGCATGGTCCTCTGCGGGCATGGCATTAGCACCGGGACTTTCCTCATTTATATTTTTCCGTTTTTGTGCAGGGCTTGGCGTGGGTATGGCATCTATGCTGGCGCCTATGTTTATAGCCGAAGTATCGCCACCACAGGTCCGGGGCCGTATGGTTTCCATTTATCAACTCACCATTGTATTAGGTATTCTGTTTACCTCCCTTGTAAATTATTCTTTACGTAACCATGGCGTAGATGCATGGCGCTGGATGTTTGGCTCAGGTGTATTGCCCTCTGTTATATTCTTTATCGGCGTATGTTTTTTACCCGAAAGTCCACAATGGTTATTTAAGAATAACAAAGATGATAAGGCCAGAAAAATTTTATCTGCGATCGGCGATCAAAATTACGTTGATGCCTGCACAGTTTCTATTAAGCAATCTTTAACAGGAGTTGTCAAAATGAACTATGCTGCAGCATTAAAAAAACCGTTTGTCACCGCAGTATTGTTAGGGATTGGCCTGGCCGTATTTCAACAATTTTGCGGAATAAATGTGGTGTTTAATTATACCTCAAATATTTTTGCGAGCATTGGTGCCAGTCAGGATGATCAATTGCTGCAAACTGTTTTTATCGGTGGCGTGAATTTGGTGTTCACTTTATTGGCGATACTATTAGTTGATAAACTGGGCCGGAAGCCACTGATGCTTTTGGGGGCAGGCGGGCTTTGTGTTTTATATATCATTATTGCAATCGTACTTGGTGCCAGGTCAGCTACTGCTGCTGCGATTTTTCTGCTCGCAGCTATTGGTTTGTATGCCACAACACTTGCACCTATAACATGGGTGCTTATTTCCGAAATATTTCCAAACAAAGTCCGTGATGCTGCCTCATCAATCGCCATCATGAGCTTATGGGCGGCTTATTTCGTACTCACCTTCACTTTCCCCATCCTTACCAAATTGGTGGGCGGAGTCCAAAATACATTTTATGTGTATGCCGCAATTTGCTTAGCCGGATTTATCCTTATTTATTTTAAAGTACACGAAACAAAGGGTAAGTCATTGGAGGAAATTGAAGCGGATTTGATGAACGAAATAGTTAAGAAATGA
- a CDS encoding DUF5107 domain-containing protein — protein MKEVSIVEIWEEEVIIPTYPVGKPEKNPLFLEKRVYQGSSGTVYPNPVIEKIYDEKIEQKYRAVFLENKYLKIMILPELGGRVQMAFDKVKQRHFVYYNQVIKPALVGLTGPWISGGIEFNWPQHHRPSTYEPVDFRLKKNEDGSCTVWVNEVERMFGTKGMAGFTLYPDKAYLEVKAQLYNRTPFPQTFLWWANPAVNVNDDYQSVFPPDVNAVFDHGKRDVSDFPIATGTYYKVDYSPGTDISFYKNIPVPTSYMAVKSKYDFVGGYEHDSKGGLLHVANHHVSTGKKQWTWGNGDFGKAWDRNLTDEDGPYIELMTGMYCDNQPDFSWLMPHEEKSFVQYFMPYSEVGMVKNATKDALVNLTVKDGMATIICYTTALYEHALVQLKHGEVTLFEARIIISPECTFSTSIDIHSIPEHELSVILKTEHGKILVTYQPELYKEKAIPDAAVAATSPQDTTSIEQLYLTGLHIEQYRHATYCADDYYREALKREPGDVRCNNAMGLLLLRRGKFEAAENYFRKAIDTITQRNPNPYDGEALYNLGRCLQFQGRLDESFDVLYKAVWNAAWQDNGYFALAQIACAKNNFEEALELVDRSLIRNWHHHKARHLKVALLRKLNRGKEAMAVAEASLQIDGFNIGCYYEKYLLNKDINPGEAERWLQEIKTIQRKNIHNYIEYSLDYFWCGLYSEAVSFLQIGVDETAQAEQVYPMAVYFLGWFNVKMGNCTEAKAYFDRAARANPAGCFPNQVDALLALQTAIEYNAGDAKAHYYLGNFLYARKEYTDAIASWERSVELDGEFPTAHRNLALAYYNKSLQPDKALHALEKAFQLDTTDARVLMELDQLYKKINRPFAKRLALLEQYLDLVMSRDDLYLERITLYNSLGGYEQARQLIADRKFHPWEGGEGKVTGQFLFCHIALAKDALKVKDYKQALSFLACTDNYPHNLGEGKLPGIMENEIHYYKGCGYKGLGENEKATAWFEKATKGLSEPAQVFFYNDQKPDTIYFQGLALLELGKKEEARQRFSKLIQYGEAHLNDDIKLDYFAVSLPDFQIFDDDLNKRNQIHCLYLIKLGHAGLGENEKAENYSKLLTSLHLPIAIL, from the coding sequence ATGAAGGAAGTGTCAATTGTAGAAATCTGGGAAGAGGAAGTGATTATACCAACCTACCCTGTTGGTAAGCCGGAAAAGAACCCTTTGTTCCTGGAAAAGAGGGTGTATCAGGGAAGTAGTGGTACCGTATATCCGAACCCGGTTATTGAAAAGATATATGATGAGAAAATTGAGCAAAAATACAGGGCTGTTTTTTTAGAGAACAAGTATTTAAAGATCATGATTTTGCCCGAACTGGGAGGTCGTGTGCAAATGGCTTTTGATAAAGTAAAACAACGCCACTTTGTTTATTACAACCAGGTAATAAAACCGGCGCTGGTGGGTTTAACGGGTCCGTGGATCAGTGGTGGTATTGAGTTTAACTGGCCGCAACATCATCGCCCCAGTACTTATGAGCCTGTTGATTTCCGTTTGAAAAAAAATGAAGATGGTAGTTGTACGGTTTGGGTAAACGAAGTGGAACGTATGTTCGGCACCAAGGGAATGGCGGGGTTTACGCTTTATCCTGATAAAGCCTATCTCGAAGTAAAGGCGCAACTCTATAACCGTACACCTTTTCCTCAAACGTTTTTATGGTGGGCTAATCCTGCTGTAAATGTAAACGATGACTATCAGTCTGTTTTTCCACCGGATGTAAATGCAGTGTTCGATCATGGCAAGCGGGATGTTTCAGATTTCCCCATCGCAACGGGTACTTATTATAAAGTTGATTATTCACCCGGTACCGATATTTCTTTCTATAAAAATATTCCTGTACCCACTTCTTACATGGCGGTTAAAAGCAAGTACGACTTTGTAGGAGGTTATGAACATGATAGCAAAGGTGGATTATTGCATGTGGCTAATCATCATGTATCAACCGGAAAAAAACAATGGACCTGGGGAAATGGCGATTTCGGAAAGGCCTGGGACAGGAATTTAACCGACGAAGACGGCCCGTATATTGAATTAATGACGGGGATGTATTGCGATAACCAGCCCGACTTCTCCTGGCTGATGCCCCATGAGGAGAAATCTTTTGTGCAATATTTTATGCCCTATAGTGAAGTAGGTATGGTGAAAAATGCGACTAAAGATGCATTGGTGAATTTAACGGTGAAAGATGGAATGGCCACTATCATCTGTTATACCACTGCTTTGTATGAGCATGCATTGGTGCAATTAAAACATGGAGAAGTTACCTTGTTTGAAGCACGGATCATCATTTCGCCGGAATGCACCTTTTCAACAAGTATAGACATACATAGTATTCCGGAACATGAATTGAGTGTTATATTAAAAACGGAGCATGGTAAAATACTGGTCACCTATCAGCCGGAGTTATATAAAGAGAAAGCCATTCCGGATGCAGCCGTAGCAGCTACTTCCCCCCAGGATACTACAAGTATTGAGCAATTGTATTTAACCGGATTGCACATAGAGCAATACCGTCATGCCACCTATTGTGCCGATGATTATTATAGAGAAGCACTGAAGAGAGAACCCGGTGATGTGCGGTGCAACAATGCCATGGGATTATTACTGCTTCGTCGTGGTAAGTTTGAAGCAGCTGAAAATTATTTTAGAAAGGCGATTGATACCATTACACAAAGAAATCCTAATCCTTATGATGGTGAAGCCTTGTACAATTTAGGCAGGTGCCTGCAATTCCAGGGCAGATTGGATGAGTCATTTGATGTGTTGTATAAAGCGGTATGGAATGCGGCATGGCAGGATAATGGATATTTTGCATTGGCCCAGATAGCTTGTGCTAAAAATAATTTTGAAGAAGCATTGGAATTGGTGGATCGCTCACTTATCCGTAATTGGCATCACCATAAGGCAAGACATTTAAAAGTTGCACTTCTCCGTAAATTGAATCGCGGCAAGGAAGCGATGGCTGTTGCTGAAGCTTCTTTGCAAATAGACGGCTTCAACATCGGGTGCTACTATGAAAAATATTTATTGAATAAAGATATTAATCCTGGTGAAGCGGAAAGATGGTTACAGGAAATAAAAACTATTCAACGAAAAAACATACACAACTATATTGAATACTCACTGGATTATTTTTGGTGTGGACTATACAGTGAAGCTGTTTCCTTTTTACAGATAGGGGTGGATGAAACAGCGCAGGCGGAACAAGTATACCCGATGGCCGTTTATTTTTTAGGATGGTTTAATGTAAAGATGGGTAACTGCACTGAAGCGAAAGCATACTTTGACAGGGCAGCCAGGGCTAATCCTGCCGGCTGTTTCCCCAACCAGGTAGATGCGCTGCTGGCTTTACAAACAGCTATTGAATATAATGCGGGCGATGCTAAAGCCCATTATTACCTGGGCAATTTTCTGTATGCCCGGAAAGAGTATACCGATGCCATTGCCAGCTGGGAACGTTCTGTTGAACTGGATGGTGAGTTTCCTACCGCACACCGTAATCTGGCATTGGCCTATTACAATAAATCGCTGCAACCGGATAAAGCATTGCACGCATTGGAAAAAGCGTTTCAATTAGATACTACTGATGCACGTGTATTGATGGAGCTCGACCAATTGTACAAAAAAATAAACCGTCCGTTTGCAAAAAGATTGGCATTGCTGGAACAGTACCTTGATCTGGTGATGAGCAGGGATGATCTGTATCTGGAAAGAATAACCCTCTATAATTCTTTAGGCGGATATGAACAGGCCAGGCAATTAATTGCTGACAGGAAGTTTCATCCCTGGGAAGGTGGTGAAGGGAAAGTAACGGGACAGTTTTTGTTTTGCCATATTGCTTTGGCGAAGGATGCTTTGAAAGTTAAAGATTATAAACAGGCACTTTCTTTTTTGGCATGCACAGACAACTACCCGCATAATTTAGGGGAAGGTAAATTGCCTGGGATAATGGAAAATGAGATCCATTACTACAAAGGATGTGGCTACAAAGGATTAGGGGAAAACGAAAAAGCAACAGCCTGGTTTGAAAAAGCTACAAAAGGATTAAGCGAGCCAGCCCAGGTGTTTTTCTACAATGATCAGAAGCCGGATACTATTTATTTTCAGGGCCTGGCTTTGCTGGAGTTAGGCAAAAAAGAGGAAGCCCGTCAACGTTTTAGTAAGCTGATCCAATATGGAGAAGCACATTTGAATGATGATATAAAGCTCGATTATTTTGCTGTTTCATTACCCGATTTTCAAATTTTTGATGACGATCTGAATAAACGGAATCAAATACATTGTTTGTATTTGATAAAGCTTGGCCATGCAGGATTGGGAGAAAACGAAAAAGCGGAGAATTATTCCAAACTCCTTACTTCTCTTCACTTACCCATTGCAATCCTTTGA
- a CDS encoding dihydrofolate reductase family protein, with the protein MRKLIVTQWVSLDGIFDGNSMNKWWMPFDSPSRQHYIQDTINNCEIMLYGRKTYEMLYPYWSSFKHDEQGVADKLNRGKKYVVSSNLKKAPWENTTILNNDFIREVEKLKREDGGYILVQGSSSLLKPLLEGGLVDELRLLVNPAIIGTGERLFLEYININLAFIRFQQLDKNVVLLIYHPTKNAGT; encoded by the coding sequence ATGCGAAAACTAATAGTTACACAATGGGTTTCGTTGGACGGTATTTTCGATGGAAATTCCATGAATAAATGGTGGATGCCATTTGACAGCCCGAGTCGTCAACACTACATTCAGGACACGATCAATAATTGCGAAATTATGCTCTATGGAAGAAAGACCTATGAAATGCTTTATCCTTACTGGTCTTCTTTCAAACATGACGAGCAGGGCGTTGCAGACAAATTGAACAGGGGGAAAAAATATGTCGTGTCGTCAAATCTTAAGAAGGCGCCTTGGGAAAATACAACTATTCTCAACAACGATTTTATCCGGGAAGTTGAAAAACTAAAAAGAGAGGATGGGGGATATATCCTGGTGCAGGGAAGCTCTTCTCTTTTAAAACCTTTGCTGGAAGGCGGTCTGGTTGATGAGTTGCGATTATTGGTCAATCCGGCCATTATAGGAACTGGTGAGCGGCTTTTTTTAGAATATATAAATATCAATTTAGCATTTATCAGGTTTCAACAGTTAGACAAGAATGTAGTTCTCCTGATCTATCATCCAACAAAAAATGCCGGAACATGA
- a CDS encoding helix-turn-helix domain-containing protein, whose amino-acid sequence MKVTYPTPPERVSEFVQGILVIENHQSTNLFELPLFANGTPTLLFQTKKGQLSTGSNYLTLFGQTVCPDKLFIKNEFTLIAYFLKPYLLPSLFATAANELTDNPIDFNLLSMGAGLQDRLLNAGTINEMLSLIDDFLSGLIAKVRVDQSIIKYAVDKIGYNTDKNILVHIQNELCLTERTFQRMFERYIGVSPNQFRRIIQFNKSFQQLNNRSFKKLSDISLDNGYADQNHYIRSFKEFTNITPTNYLNSIQTVS is encoded by the coding sequence ATGAAAGTAACTTATCCAACGCCACCGGAAAGGGTTTCAGAATTTGTACAGGGCATTCTTGTCATTGAAAATCATCAAAGTACAAATTTATTTGAACTGCCGTTATTTGCCAACGGGACACCCACACTTCTCTTTCAAACTAAAAAGGGACAATTGAGTACAGGCTCAAACTATTTGACGCTCTTTGGGCAGACTGTATGCCCAGATAAGCTGTTTATCAAAAACGAATTTACACTTATTGCATACTTCCTGAAACCCTACTTATTGCCTTCACTATTTGCTACGGCAGCAAATGAACTAACAGATAATCCTATTGATTTTAATTTACTTTCAATGGGCGCTGGCTTACAAGACCGATTACTCAATGCAGGAACAATAAATGAAATGCTCTCTTTAATTGATGATTTCTTATCGGGTTTGATAGCAAAGGTCAGGGTGGACCAATCCATAATCAAATACGCTGTAGATAAAATTGGTTACAACACTGATAAAAATATTTTAGTTCATATTCAGAACGAACTATGTTTGACGGAAAGGACTTTTCAGCGGATGTTTGAGAGATATATTGGTGTTTCGCCAAATCAGTTCCGGAGAATTATTCAGTTCAATAAATCATTTCAACAACTCAACAACCGGAGCTTTAAAAAATTGTCAGATATTTCATTGGATAATGGTTATGCAGATCAAAATCACTATATCAGGTCATTTAAAGAATTCACCAACATTACACCAACGAATTATTTAAATTCTATCCAGACAGTATCGTAG
- a CDS encoding helix-turn-helix transcriptional regulator yields the protein MPIIVNLDVMMAKRKISLNELSERVDLTLSNLSILKTGKAKAIRFSTLDAICKALGCQPGDILEYVNDETNR from the coding sequence ATGCCAATTATTGTAAACTTAGACGTGATGATGGCAAAGCGAAAAATCTCTCTAAATGAACTTTCGGAAAGAGTTGATTTGACATTATCTAACCTTTCAATTTTAAAGACAGGGAAGGCGAAAGCAATTCGTTTTAGCACATTAGACGCAATTTGTAAAGCATTAGGTTGCCAACCGGGCGACATTTTGGAATATGTAAATGACGAAACGAATCGCTAA
- a CDS encoding DUF2975 domain-containing protein has product MKRISIIFLQAVIVLIGIVALTILIRFPLTEGRAANLDLFSIYFDPFILYGYATSIAFFVALYKAFKLLGYIGQNKVFSSNAVKTLRSIKYCAIVLGVLIVAAGLYIRIAHNKDDDPAGFLAICIVTTFVSIVIATAAAIFEKILQNAIDMKSENDLTI; this is encoded by the coding sequence ATGAAAAGAATTTCAATAATATTTCTTCAGGCAGTCATCGTGCTTATAGGCATTGTGGCGCTTACCATTTTGATTCGATTTCCCTTAACTGAAGGAAGAGCCGCAAATTTAGACTTGTTTAGCATTTACTTTGACCCGTTCATTTTGTATGGATATGCAACATCAATCGCTTTTTTTGTTGCGCTATACAAGGCGTTCAAATTACTTGGATATATCGGACAAAACAAAGTATTCTCATCAAATGCTGTTAAGACCTTAAGGAGCATAAAGTATTGTGCAATCGTACTAGGTGTTTTAATTGTGGCAGCAGGACTATACATAAGGATAGCCCATAATAAAGATGACGACCCTGCAGGTTTTCTTGCCATTTGTATCGTGACTACTTTTGTTTCTATCGTAATTGCAACTGCAGCGGCAATATTTGAAAAAATATTGCAAAATGCCATAGATATGAAATCTGAAAATGACTTAACAATTTAA
- a CDS encoding TlpA disulfide reductase family protein: MKTIVLVLLVLLSQKSFSQQNVYTFNNDNLLSESEIKLGFESTKKNLPLSYVLTPVIYHKAVKNDTIINYVTFAINQKIAGQETPGFNFVYKQDSTFLLLNKKLPDFKLKELAGNEVSSVQLLGKPTLINFWAIYCGPCIAEMPQLSKLKEKYKDRMNFISITENSATDDNLKDFLKDKNFNFQVLENGEAYKRELKIGALPKNLFLDKDGVLKYIQGNYPIRENSILIDIDDKTNFFTKIIEELIEDTK; this comes from the coding sequence ATGAAAACAATAGTCCTTGTACTTTTGGTGCTTTTATCTCAGAAAAGCTTCTCTCAACAGAATGTATACACTTTCAATAATGATAACCTTTTAAGTGAATCTGAAATAAAGCTGGGCTTCGAATCAACAAAAAAAAACTTGCCATTATCCTATGTATTGACACCCGTAATCTATCATAAAGCGGTTAAAAATGATACGATTATCAATTATGTTACCTTTGCAATAAATCAGAAAATTGCAGGGCAGGAAACACCCGGTTTCAATTTTGTATACAAACAGGATTCCACTTTTTTACTCTTAAATAAGAAGCTCCCTGATTTCAAATTAAAGGAATTGGCTGGAAATGAAGTTTCATCTGTTCAACTTTTAGGAAAGCCTACACTCATAAACTTCTGGGCTATCTATTGTGGGCCGTGTATTGCGGAAATGCCCCAATTGAGTAAGCTCAAAGAGAAATATAAGGATAGAATGAACTTTATTTCTATTACAGAAAATAGTGCAACAGACGATAATTTAAAAGACTTCTTAAAGGATAAAAATTTTAATTTCCAGGTGCTGGAAAACGGGGAAGCATATAAAAGAGAGCTTAAAATTGGAGCATTGCCAAAAAACCTTTTCCTTGATAAGGATGGAGTGCTAAAATATATACAGGGGAATTATCCCATAAGAGAGAATTCAATCCTAATAGATATTGATGACAAAACCAACTTCTTTACTAAAATCATCGAGGAACTTATCGAAGACACTAAGTAA